The genomic region TGCTGTaggcttaaagaaaaaaataaatcaaaactttGCAGAAACGTCACATTTAAAACTTGATAAAAATATCATGTGGTTGAACTGTACAATGCAAGAAAAAATGAATCCTAACCAAATGTCTACAGGTTGAGGCAGCTTGATTCTGACTGTTTCCCATTaagtcagcacacagctggttaATTCTCAGCAGCCTCCCAGGAAAGGAGTCGTCATGAGGGCCTGGTCAGCCAATCAGATGCTGGCTGACTCTAGGAAACGTGGCCACACTGTGCTAGTTAGCCAACCccattctttaaaattttaaacagaataaaataagtATATGTAGATTAAACTATCTTCTGGCTGGAGCTGATTtacattaaatgtttccaacatagaatcattttaaataaaaacacatgcttAGATTTAAGAATTTAAcacataaattaataataaaagttaACTGATTATTTTATAGATTCTCTGACATGCATTTACAGGCATTCAAGCAACACTTCTGCTGAACCTAATAACTTCAGGGTCATACTAAAGTTCATGCTTCCCATTCTCAGGCTGCCATAGGTCCAACAAGGACATTTCTATGGTATTTGCAAGCTTCCTGTACAatcttgaaaaatctggaaaggCTGAAAATGGATTccagtatttgtaaaaaacaagaatgtggaaaatatttgtgttgaaattgaatttaaatCCTACCTTCTTTGTGACCTTTCTGCCGACCTTGTCTCCTTCTATGGTcgtttaagttttattttgttcttccttccttcatttACGTCCTCTgtattcctttttttcctttcttcattTCTTCCTGACATTCTTTCCAAGAATCATTTCCATCTTTCCTTGTGTTCTGCATTCCTTACTTcctttttgctttgtttccttcttctttcctctccttAATCCTTGACCTTCTTTCTGTGTTCTACTTCCTGCCACCATTCCTTTTTACGTGtcctttatttctttccttGGGTCCTACATTTCTTTATCATGTCTTTCTTATTTCCATCCCTTCCTTTCCCCCACCTTTACATCCTCCTTTCCTTCTCGGCTTTATTTGACACCGCCTGTAGATCCAAACGGACTGAGATGTCTGGGACTTTGACATGAAAGATGGGAAGGAACTCTGTACTTGAAGGAAAGCCGTTCCTGAAGGTGAAAGGTCGGATCTGGTGCGTCAGTTAAAAGTGGGTTCATGTGAAAATCCAAATGAAACCAAAGAGATGAAACCAAAGCAACATTTGCTgcacacatttatttgtttaaaaagtgaaatgaaaaagaaagactCATCATTGGATaaattctgttttatatttaaattttgtcattttttccaCACGTCAATATTTTAATCTGAGATGATGACAAACATCATGTGAGCCCCACAGACTCATTGTCCAAGGTTTGTCTGTAGTCCAAAACCCCAGTTCTTCTAAAAATGGCCTCACAGCGATGATTCAGCATCAAGAGTTTCTGAAGATGATTAAAgcccaaaaacacaaaaccatttCTTTCAAAGCAGTTCAGGTTGTTTGGCATTCTTCACCGAGAACTAAACAAACACGTCGAAAACAAAGAGCACATTTGTCTCCTTCATCTCTCCAAGGAAGGTCCATGAAGGCCATCCGACACTCAGGGAGGAGATTTACCCTCCGAGGCGCTGACCCTCGCCCCACGCGAAGCCTCCGGGTCGGTCCTCAGGCAGCGGGTTGTAGTTGGCGTCTTCCTCTGGGGTGTCGAACAGCATCTTTCTGTGGGAGGAGTTACAGAGAAAGAGCTCAGAAACATGAAACCTGACCCGGGTTGTCAGCTTCATGCAGACAGACGGGTCTGAAACATCCTCCTCACATCTTCAGCTTTCCTAAAGCAATGCATCATTGATAttagaacattttatttcaaacagacATATTTACAGTTAACATCATATTTcatcataaaaacattaaaaactgaatAGTGTGGCGTTCATCTGCGTTTAACCTCTTTACGCAGATTCCTTCAATAAAATCCAGTCTGCCTTCAGTCTAAcaacagctgttctgtttctggcctcagaggttccttAAAGAACACCAGAAGAGGTTCTTTACAGAaccagcaccatgaagaccaagacgggtcagggagaaagttctggttcAGATTAAAACTGTGTTCGGTTCTGAAACGACAtcccaagctctgaacatctcccagagttctgtccaatccatcatctgaacatggagagaagatggaccacatgcagacctaccaagatatgttggtccacctaaactgtcaggctgggcaaggagaacattaatcagagacacAGCCAAgaggcaactctggaggagctgtagagatccacagctccagTGGCACAATATATCcacaagacaactattagtgGTGGACTCCATAAATCTGGTCTTcatagaagagtggcaagaagaaagccagtgTTGAAAGATGGAGataaagtcctgtttgcagttccAAGTAGGAGACACAGGAGggcctgaatataaatgcacaccacacttttcagatttccttCATCATCATTTGGTCTGACAAACAAAGCCaagaaaatatgttgttttttgctgTAATGTGACAGAGTAGAAAAGTTTAAGAAATGCTGAACGGCCGGCGCTGCTTCAGCACTTCATCAGGTCCCCAGAGAGCCCAAAGCTCTTCATCCTAATATCAGTCATCCACCCTTTTGCTACACcagagccacagctgccctgggacaGACTGAAGGAAGCCAGGCGGCCATACAATCAGCACCACCGGGccttctgaccaccatcagcagccaAGGAGGGGGAAGttcaaggacacaacgactgagacaaaCCTCTACCAAAGTCGCCACCATTGCTGGTGGCATTCATACCagaagaggtgtgaatactttttccaTTGCCCTTTCAAGCAGCCATAACATTAAGACCATCCAATTAAAGCTGACTGAGTTAATGACTTTCATCCCAAACAGGAACCTCCTCAGAGCTGGTTTCTATGGTTCTCCTGAACAGAGCCAGTCCCAGCAAATATTCTGGACCCTGTGGACTCTATGAAAGGTCTTTGTGGATCGGATTTACAGCTCTTCCCACAGAAATGTTTGGTTCAGGGTTTCTGAGGCTCTTTCCAGCTTCCTTCTCTTTAATTACTTAGGATCATCCTGACCTGACTCCTGACAAAAGGGCTGAGTCAGCGCCAGGAATCGAGCTGGAGACGATGAGGCAGAAACGTGCCACTCAAGCTGCTCAGAGGCTGCAGAATAAAGTCATTAttatgatgatgaagatgaagaacaagaagaagaagaagaagaaggagaagatCAGGCCTCCTGAGTATCACATACAActtgtcagttttattttcagtctagAATATTTGATTTAAAGTTCATGAATCACATTAGTCACTTTCAGAAAATAAGAATTTCATGCAAGAGATTAAAACAGTAAATAAGAAATAAGCCAATGGGCTGGAAACGTACATGATTGATGGAGTCTTCAGCCACCTTCCTCCTCCTGGTTGGTTGGGAAAAACGTCCTCCAAGAAGTAGTAGACATGACCGACAGCAATCCCTGAAAATAAGTATCAAACCAACAATGACTCCTCACCACACcggttctgttctgttcatccTGTCATCAGTTAGAGTAAAACGGACCTAAAAGGTCGACAATGATGGAGTTCCCCAGCAGGAGGGAGAATCCCATCAGCACCCAGGGCAGGAAGGGGGCCTGGAAATTCAGGAGGCCGAAGAAATTCATGCGAATGTTTGGGTTCCTTCGACTCCAGATGTAGACGAGCATGATGGTGAAGGCCTGGCCGAGGAAGACGAGGCTCACAAACATGCCGAAGATCTGTTCAGGGGTGAAGGATTCAGTCTCAAACCTTAATGTCTGACTTGTGCTTTTCTGTGTGCATTTGACAGAAATTCATCCTGAGCTGCAGAATCTTTTCACTATTTTTAGATCGGCTCTGAAAGCTCCAAAGCTTACTGTCATTTCTGATGATTGCTAAACATTTTATGAGGTTTTTTCTGAACATTCTCTCCTAAAACCTCctaaatgtgtgaaataaacagCGAGTGGTTGAAGGATACGGTCATGAGAAGGCCACCAAACAGGAACATGAAGACAAAGTCAGCCGTTCGGCCCCTGAACGAGCCCTCCTCCAGCATCCGACAGTATCTGTACCTGAAACAGACTGTTAAGGAAAACCCGTGTAAAGTCTGACCCGGCCTCACTGATCTGACCTGCTGCACCCAGGAGATGACCCTCACTGCTTCAGGTTTCTCTCCCACTCAGCCAGGCTTTAAACTGCATTTACAAAGTGGGCCTTCAGAGGGTCTGGAGAACATTTTAGACCAGGCAGAACTGCAGCCACTGAGCATGCAGAAACATCTGCCTCTGTGAAACAGAAACATGCAAACCAGAAGGATACAGAAATATCATGTTGAACAGGAAATTGAAGCCGACTGGACCAAAAAACAGGAAGTTGGTTATTAGTCGCCATACctggaaaaaaaggagaaaatcctTCAGGTGTGCTAGTTCTGACCCGATTTAATGGAAACGTCTGGGTGTGATTCACATTCAGCACCTGGTAGTTCCTCAGAATCAGATCTGGATTAAAGTAGAGCTGGAACGGTGTGATGATCTCCAGTTGCTGTGAGAGAAAACAGAGAATAAACCCATAAAAAgctcagaaccagaacccagtCTGAACAGCAAAATGGTGTCTCTGGGTCAGATGGACTGATTTACTGCCGGAGAAAACCCTGAACCCGAGCTCTGGTGCAGTTTGGCCCCAACTTCATGGAAATCCAGTCCAGCTGGTTCCCTCTAAAGAAAAGCTGCAGCATCAGAACAGCCTCAATGCTGCTGAGAACATCACAGCTGAAAGAACAGCTTTCTGGACCATCAAGAACTTCAGGCTGAGACGTTCAAATGCAGAAAAGAAGCTTCAGCTCATCCTAGAAGGTCCAGAAGTGctgttgccaccagtgcagagcttgcccATGTGCACACAAAATGAGAAAGAAGACCAATAGACAAAAAGGGCAGCAAAGAATCTTCGGTACAAGGACAGACTTAACTGGCAAAAGACCGGGCCGGGCCTGTGGACTCGCCAACAGCTAGAAGAACGGCTCTGCTAGGTTAATATGGGCACAGCATGTTGGGCAAGAactttctttgttgtttataaGGAGATGTTTACATCCTTAAAGCTTCAGGTTGGTCCCAAACTGGGTCAGGTGTTCTGAAGTCCACAATTTCAactttttatttcaagtaacaGAAGGCAGTGGACTTCCTCCCAGTTCTGCTAAGAACACTGGCATGGGTAAACAGTGGGATCAGCATGTCCTCCAGGACCAACATCTACCAACAATCCAGGAACAGTTTGATCTGTGGGCTTCAAGCCTGAAGGAGAACCGGGTCACAGGGCTGAACAGCTAACAAAGTGGCCCAAACAGGATTCCTCCACATCTTCCAACCCAAACATTACTTATTCTACCAAACTCTAATGTCCAGAACTCTCAGCCCATTTTTAATTATATCTGCTCAGAGGTCCGACTTTAAATGTAGAACCTGGATGAactggaggaaagaaagacagatggaCCAAGAACCGGATCCTTTTTCCATACTGGTCCAGACCTGGAATGTCAGTTATTAAACCACGGTCTCTGTCGGAACCCTGCTCATTTAGACCCTGGGAATGTGGTCAGGAACATCCCCAGAACCGAACCCTTCTAAGAACCTTTGGGTCAGATCTTACAaagaaaggaggaggagaaagaagcATGGAGCAGCTCTGGGTCACCATCAGCCAGGATTTGATCCAGAACTCCACGTCCTGAATGGATCATTTatgattaaaacaataaaacagatttaaggacaacaaagccCTGCTGACGTCACTGTGACGGTGAAGCTCCTGTTTATCTGCTCACATCTGAGCTGAACATCTGAACATCTAATGCTGCGTTCAGGGTCGGTCTGTGATGGAGGGAACAGGTTTCCTTAACAGCTTCACATTGAACAAAACCGGATAATAATCTCTGACTGCGTTCATGGCCGGGTTAACTGAACCCGAACAGAACCCTGACTGTGTTCTCAGTTCGGAACAACATTAAACATGAAGCTGACTTCCTGAATGACCAGCTCAGACTCGGATCTGTAACAGAACAGCTTGAGCTCAAACTAAACCAGCAGAGccctgactgactgactcagCTCGGTCCGGTTCGGTTCTGGTTGGTCTTACCACTGCAGCCGTGGTGAGGACGCAGGCCGTGGTGTAGGCTCTGGTAACAACAGGAATCTGTAAATATTCCTGCTGGAGGGTCTGGTAGGCCATTTTGGAGACACACTGACAACTTCCGGGTCTTTCTGACACGTCATTGCAGAACGAGACGGGCTGCGTTCACGAGCCGTGGGAAAATCCACCATTACTTCCATCAGACAATTTGACATCAGatcaatgataaaataaaattaaaatattaaacaacagtaataaataataacagGTTAAAGCAGATGTTGTtttattatgctttttttttttttttactaatatttcttaaaaaaaggaaaaccacaagaagaaaaaaaaacactttttattgtttttttttttttttacatttacctaaaaaactcattcattcatctcctataccgcttattccacagtgggtcacaGGTGCCCATctatttagagaccaattaaccaaacagtcatggttttggactatgggaggaagctggtgtacccagtgagaacccacacatgcagaaagactttgaacccaggatttgaacccaggaccttcttgctgcaaggcaacagtgctaccaactgcgcagCCCAACTAAcctaaaaaaaacctaaatactATAAATGTCTTCAAAGTTTAAGCCTTACCTGTACATGTAGCTTTGAGGCCACCTGGTGGCAGCTTGTAACAGCAGCCACCAGGTAAACAGAAAAGGCGGGAAACTCTTGGTGCAAACCCTGCAAAGCTTTAACAATACAACAGTTTAAAAATACCTTCTAACCAATCAGTAGAGGCAGGTCATCACTAACACTTTGAGGCTTTGAGCGAGGGCTGCATGGAGGAGCTGCACGGTGGTTGCAGCAAGGAGGTCCTAGGTTCAAATCCCTGCCCTGGGGGATTCATgaattgagtttgcatgttctttgcATGTGCGGATTCTCTCAGGGTACTCTGAAttcctcccacagcccaaaaAAAACGACCACACctctgacattgcttctctgcttcagttaaacacccacaatcctgTGCGGCATCATCACTGTTACATGACCAAACAGGTACCACATGGCCAGCTCCCTCCCCCTCCATTGGCCGACGTTTAACTCCGATACATCGTGCTTCCCTAGCAGAAACTCACCAACATAGACTTTATTACCTgtagttttctttattaataTGCAGCAAACACCTGGAGATGAACTAAATCCTCGTTGAATCAACCAGCTGCAGAACTGACAAGAACTTTTGAAATCAGTGCAGCATGAAATAACAGAATGAACATTTTTGATAAGGAGCACCTTCAGGAAGGACCAGGAGACACCATCGCTGGGTTCATGAATTGTTTAATTGGGTTCATGGGTCGAACAGAACAAAAGTACATCATTGTTTCCTTCTTGAAATAATCATCTTTCCAGCTGTCTGTGTACATAGCGCCTGGTACATGTTTAGCTGCCATTTGCTCCATGCACCTTGTGGTATTTGGATCATACTAGTTGTATGTTAGTGTTTCATTACTGGGTTGTCATGTTCCTGTTAGTTAGAGGATTTTTATGGACACTGAGAAAATTGTTTCTACCTAAAACGTTGTAATTGAACTTCCCTCCACCTGTCTGTATAGAAATAAAAGTATATCAATCTAAGTCATGTTTATTCTGATAATAACCTCCACCAGgaattatatttatgtttttatagcaTCTATAATATACCAGACCTATACaattcttttttaaatagtttttttctgacaTAATGTTTTAGAtaattaatgatttatttagtAAATGATCCAGATTTTCCCTCCATatgatttagttttatttataataaatcaGTTTCACTTTTATGGAAAACTTGATGCTCAAAGATTGTTCTCAGCTGATTAGTCAGAATAATGACCTTATTGTTGATTCTCAGGATTATGATGATATTGTAAAGCTGCTCTGCTTCCTTCACccatatttcttttaattctttcaAGTTTCCGGACCCTCTTGGTGTCTCCTGCTTCTTTCATCTTCTCAATCAGGAAGTCCAATTGGACTAAAGTAGATGCTGTCTCGACTTTGAGAGCGATCTTCTCCAGGTTGACGACATGGTTGTAGGACTCATCCAGCAGCTGAGATTTCTCTGCTGTCAGATGTTTCATGCTGGTCTCCAGACTTTCTAAGTAAGTCaagtttttctctctttcagttTTACTCTTTTCATAGTTTTGCTGCATTTCTTTCAGAGTCATCTGAACTATTTTTGTCTTGGTCACATATCTCCACTTTTCTTTCACGTGAAAAGATGTTGGACACTTTCCAGTACAAACGATGCAGTGACCTCctttgatgacatcacagaAGGCAGGACTCGGGGCCAGTACGCATCCAGGATAGTGACAGTTCTCCTCACAGCGTGTACAGCACATAGCTTTTTCAAAGGAAGCATCTTTAAACCAGTTTCCAGCTTTGATAGGTTCTTTGACTTTGTAGGACTCCTCTATTTCTAAAGCAAAATCTTCATTATTCTTCATCtcttctttatatttcatcagATTATCTTGAATTTTTCTGAtttgcttctgtttttgttcagtTCTGATTATTTTTTCCTGCAGGTTTTGGATGCAGGCTGTCAGTTTGATGCGTTCCTGGATAACATCAACAGTTGTCTTCAGTTTTCGAGGAGGACATTTTTCCAGAAAGGCAGTGAACTCTGTCATTCCTCTTTCGGTTATCTTATTGGCACCTTGCAGGTATTCTGCTTCTTCTTCGCGGTCTTCGTTCTGGCAGTTATTAAACAGGTAGCAGACAGGCTGCTTCTTCTCATTTTTGGCACATTTAATGGTTGATGCTTCAAGAGCTTGAAGGACATTCTTCGGTTTTCTTCCATTTGAGTGGGTGATGAGAACTACGATGTTGTCTTCTATGTTTTTTCCAAACAACGACATGACTGAATTCAGGATGTACATCAGTCGGTCACTCAGTCGATTATCACTGGCTTTCATCACCAGACCCACTCCATGAAGTTCTTGAACCCCATCGCCTGCTTGAAACAAGTTAAATAAACTCTGAGTGATGTTGGCATCATGTTCTATCCCTCTAGTGCTTCCAAATCCTGGAGTATCAATGATGGTCAGAGAGCAGGACATGGTTTTACCTTCAAAACCAAATATTTCATACACAGTCACATCGGATGTTTGGTGGCCCACCTCCTTCACTATTTGAAACCAGATGTTATCCTGAAACTTCACTCCCATGGTGAAGTTGACCAGTGCATTGATCAGAGTGGATTTTCCTGCTCCAGTTTCACCAACTAGTaagatggttttatttttcttgcttGCATCTTTCTCACCGACAGTGATTCTTGTCAGTTTAgaagatttttctttctttggtcTCAGTTGGTAAACGGATGGATTTCCTGATCGAATCAGAGAACTTTTGGAGATCATGTTGTCCAGTGAAGAATTCCTATAAGATGAACAGACCCACTCAAAGTCAATTCAAACTTATAAACAGATTACATCATTATAAAACTACCTGTTAAAGGTAACAGTATTAAATATTGATGAAGCTAACATGAAAATCTTAGAAGCTTTAGAGACACAGAAGAAGTGAAGTACACAGTGTTTACTTGTAGGAGGCGTCGGGAGTTATAATAATAGTGTAAATGCCCGTTCTATGTTGTTACCAGTAATGTCCAGCAGAGGATGCTGTAGCCTTGTTCGTAACGAGCTGTGACTTTAAAAAAACCGGAAAAGAAGTTGGTAAAAAAGTTTTGCTAGTCTCCTGTCAGTCAGTACTTGAGGCTGAATTATGCTGCAGactagaggaagaggaggatgtgCTTCACCTTTGTGACTCTGAACTAGTAGGGCACGTTCGTCAGAAAACAGCTCAAGACTTCCTAGTGGCACAACACGGACTTTACCAGCATAAACACTTTGCATCCCTTGGACAGCGGAGCCAGATTTCACTGTATTTTGGTGCATTCCAACTTGGTTTCGGATGAAGTAAATGTGACTCTACTGCACCCGTCGAAGCTCTCCGTGTGTTTTTGGTTCTGAGGGATTGCTACAGTGAAAACTCGTCGCTGAATGCAAGCTAGTCGCTGAGTGCAAGCTAGTCCCATAGTAGACGAGTGCAACCCACAAGTCAGTCAAGAGAGACTACTCCTGTCAAGAATCATTGATACTTCATCACTGCTTTTCATATTGAACTCTGACTTGGTGAATCACAAGGGTTCAGGTATTGTACTCAGTAAGGACTTTGCTGATAAAAGGATTAATTACCCGCTCACTAATTTAGCATTTCATGCTTTAAATGCAGTTGTGGTTTACTATTTTAAAGCTACAGTGTgtgcattatttattatttaaattgtatgGGGTTTGTATCCTTCAGAGTAACTTGTGGTATATCAGCAGTATTTACAGAGATATTTGGCATATATGTGGTTGCCAACTTGTGTACCTACATGGTTTAAATGTCTGATCTGAGAGTTGTTTCCCAAACCATCTTAAAGTTAAAGCCACACTTATTCAAATTTAACTCCAGACATTTCTACAAAGTGCAAACAcattaaaggaacaaaatgttgTGTCCTGCTGAAGAACCCGACAATGTAGAGCAGCAAGAAGTGAGATCCAGCAATCAAGAAAGACGCTTGACTGAAAAGGGCAAAGAAATGCACAAAcaggatgcaaagaaaaattaaagaGCATTTAACAGAGCATATAATTCTTGGAAGGAGTTAGCTAAAGAAATCAGAACAAAACTGAAGGCTTTCTGCTCACCAGAAAATTTAAACAGTGTCAGCCATGACATAAGGGACAAGCAAGCAGTTGTAAAATCACCTCTGCTTTGGATGTTTGAGAAAAGGCCATGTATCTAAAGAATGCAAAGGACGTCACTCCTGCAGTGAGTGCGGTCGACGTCACCCAACCTGTCTGCACACACCCAGAGCAAAGGAACCAGAAAAAAGGAGAACTGAGGACTTTAGTTTCCCAGCTGAGAGTGCAAACAAGGAAGAGCATAAAGTCAGGACCCATCTACTCACAAGAAAGACATCTGCCACATCCAGCATCGTACCAGTTTTTGTGTCAGCTGCATCTGAACCAAAGAAAGAAATACTCACATATGCTCTGCTCGACAACCACAGTGACtcttcctttattttaggagATTTAGCGTCCAAGTTGATTGTGGATAATCAACCAGTGCAGTTAAAGCTTAGCACAATGACCTCTGCTGAGACAGTTGTGGCAAGTAAACTTGCTAGGAACCTGCAGGTGCGTTGCTTTGACTCTGACACTCATGTCAAAATATAGCAAGCCTACACTCGTGACTTTATCCCAGTTGACAAGTCCCATATTCCCACTAGAGAAACTGCACTTCAGTGGCCACACCTTAAAAGTATAGCCAACCAGTTACACCCACTACAAGATTGTGAAGTGGACTTGCTAATCGGGTATGACTGTCCATCAGCACTAGCTCCCCTAGAAGTTGTTACAGGACAACTGACCGAGCCTTTTGCACAAAGAACCATACTCGGTTGGAGCATCATTGGGTCTGGCAATCCGCACTTAGACAGAGAGAGGAATCAGAGTTATGTGCACCGAATAATAGTTAAAGAAATGCCCACTTACAGTTAGACTTCAATGAGAGAAACTATGAAGATAAATACGTATCTCAGgatgatgtttattttttacagctCCTCAGCGACACAATAAAGCAAAGAGATGATGGACACTACCAGATGCCCCTTCCCTTCAAGGATAATAAGCCACCAGCCCTTCCCAACAATAAGAGGCTAGCTACGGTTCGACTGCAACACCTAAAGAAAAAGCTAAAGGCTGAGAAACAGTATCATGAGCATTACAGTACCTTTATGAGAGACATTATCAGCAGTGGTGATGCAGAACTAGCCCCTCTTGTGACTGATGAGATTGCATGgtacatcccacatcatgaggTGTAGCACCCCAAAAAGCCAACATAGTTGAGAGTTGTCTTTGATTGTTCTGCCAAGTTTCTCGGTGTCTCACTGAACGATACTCTTCTCACAGGACCTGATATGATTAACTCATTGGTGGGAGTGCTCTGTCGTTTCAAAGGGAGAATGTGGCTATCACCTGTGACATCAAAATAATGTTCCATCAGTTCTTTGTTTGCCCTGAGATGCGTAACTACTTACGATTTCTATAGTGGTCGGATGGACAATTAGACACAGAGCCCAAAGAGTACAGGATGGCTGTACATTTGTTTGGTGCTGGATCTTTTCCTGGATGTGCTAATTTTGGCTTTAAGTACTTTGGCTTTAAGCCCAACAGCACAGGTCTGACTACCCGAAGGCCTCAGACTTTGTGGAAAGGAGCTTTTACGTAGATGATGGGCTGATAAGTGTCCCATCAGTCAAAGAGGCTCAAGAACTCATCACTGAAACACAAGCCCTTTGCAAACGTGGAGGTTTACGTCTGCACAAGTTCAATTCCAACCAAAGTGATGCTTTGTCTCATCTTGCACCCTCAGAAAGAGCCACCGCAACAGAGTCACTCAACCTCAAAGCTGATACTATATATGAAGGTCATGTACTTGGAATCCAGTGGTCAATCAAAAATGAcactttcagtttcaatgtAAACACAAAGAACCAGCCTCCTACTCGTCGGAGCATACCATCAGTGATTTCATCTTTGTATGACCCACTAGGGTTTGTAGCTCCTTTCACTTTAAGTGGCAAAAGTATAGTACAGGAGCCTGCCGTAGAGGGACTGGATGGGATGATCCCATTCCTGACAATCTGTGCTCATGGTTGGAGGACTGGAACAATGGTTTGGAAAAGCTCAAATCAGTTGTTGTACCCAGATGTTACCATCCACCAGAACTAAAGAACATtgttaaagtggaactgcatCACTTCTCTGATGCCAGTAACATTGGCTACGGGGCATGCTCCTACATTAGGTTCAAAAGCGATGACAACAAATTACACTGTAgtctggttgtggctaaagttAGAGTCGCACCTACCAAAGTTACAAGCATCCCGCGACTGGAACTATCAGCTGCAGTCATCTCCGTTAAATGAGTGTCATGCTAAAATCAGAACTCGAGATGAACATTGATGAGGAGTTCTTTTGGACAGACTCCCAAGTAGTCTTGGCATATATCAACAATGAAGCACAAAGATTGCACGTCTTTGTTGCAAATCGTGTACAGCTGATTAGGGAAACTACAGATCCCAAACAGTGGCACTACATTGACACAGCTCAGAATCCGGCGGACCATGGCTCTAGAAGCCTTCGTGCATCAGAGATCATGACATTGCGCTGGTTGTCTGGCCCAAAGTT from Girardinichthys multiradiatus isolate DD_20200921_A chromosome 8, DD_fGirMul_XY1, whole genome shotgun sequence harbors:
- the derl2 gene encoding derlin-2 → MAYQTLQQEYLQIPVVTRAYTTACVLTTAAVQLEIITPFQLYFNPDLILRNYQVWRLITNFLFFGPVGFNFLFNMIFLYRYCRMLEEGSFRGRTADFVFMFLFGGLLMTIFGMFVSLVFLGQAFTIMLVYIWSRRNPNIRMNFFGLLNFQAPFLPWVLMGFSLLLGNSIIVDLLGIAVGHVYYFLEDVFPNQPGGGRWLKTPSIIKMLFDTPEEDANYNPLPEDRPGGFAWGEGQRLGG
- the LOC124872120 gene encoding uncharacterized protein LOC124872120 isoform X4 — protein: MERAKPPGKVIGAKFPPSSSTPPTRTPAPLPRTKPTPEPPSLVISDPTGRNSSLDNMISKSSLIRSGNPSVYQLRPKKEKSSKLTRITVGEKDASKKNKTILLVGETGAGKSTLINALVNFTMGVKFQDNIWFQIVKEVGHQTSDVTVYEIFGFEGKTMSCSLTIIDTPGFGSTRGIEHDANITQSLFNLFQAGDGVQELHGVGLVMKASDNRLSDRLMYILNSVMSLFGKNIEDNIVVLITHSNGRKPKNVLQALEASTIKCAKNEKKQPVCYLFNNCQNEDREEEAEYLQGANKITERGMTEFTAFLEKCPPRKLKTTVDVIQERIKLTACIQNLQEKIIRTEQKQKQIRKIQDNLMKYKEEMKNNEDFALEIEESYKVKEPIKAGNWFKDASFEKAMCCTRCEENCHYPGCVLAPSPAFCDVIKGGHCIVCTGKCPTSFHVKEKWRYVTKTKIVQMTLKEMQQNYEKSKTEREKNLTYLESLETSMKHLTAEKSQLLDESYNHVVNLEKIALKVETASTLVQLDFLIEKMKEAGDTKRVRKLERIKRNMGEGSRAALQYHHNPENQQ
- the LOC124872120 gene encoding uncharacterized protein LOC124872120 isoform X1, translated to MWFMFFTCLSSCAWSTTLRRVSTSPLWRSLNDFLTMERAKPPGKVIGAKFPPSSSTPPTRTPAPLPRTKPTPEPPSLVISDPTGSKPPGKVIGAKFPPSSSTPPTRTPAPLPRTKPTPEPPSLVISDPTGRNSSLDNMISKSSLIRSGNPSVYQLRPKKEKSSKLTRITVGEKDASKKNKTILLVGETGAGKSTLINALVNFTMGVKFQDNIWFQIVKEVGHQTSDVTVYEIFGFEGKTMSCSLTIIDTPGFGSTRGIEHDANITQSLFNLFQAGDGVQELHGVGLVMKASDNRLSDRLMYILNSVMSLFGKNIEDNIVVLITHSNGRKPKNVLQALEASTIKCAKNEKKQPVCYLFNNCQNEDREEEAEYLQGANKITERGMTEFTAFLEKCPPRKLKTTVDVIQERIKLTACIQNLQEKIIRTEQKQKQIRKIQDNLMKYKEEMKNNEDFALEIEESYKVKEPIKAGNWFKDASFEKAMCCTRCEENCHYPGCVLAPSPAFCDVIKGGHCIVCTGKCPTSFHVKEKWRYVTKTKIVQMTLKEMQQNYEKSKTEREKNLTYLESLETSMKHLTAEKSQLLDESYNHVVNLEKIALKVETASTLVQLDFLIEKMKEAGDTKRVRKLERIKRNMGEGSRAALQYHHNPENQQ
- the LOC124872120 gene encoding uncharacterized protein LOC124872120 isoform X2 translates to MERAKPPGKVIGAKFPPSSSTPPTRTPAPLPRTKPTPEPPSLVISDPTGSKPPGKVIGAKFPPSSSTPPTRTPAPLPRTKPTPEPPSLVISDPTGRNSSLDNMISKSSLIRSGNPSVYQLRPKKEKSSKLTRITVGEKDASKKNKTILLVGETGAGKSTLINALVNFTMGVKFQDNIWFQIVKEVGHQTSDVTVYEIFGFEGKTMSCSLTIIDTPGFGSTRGIEHDANITQSLFNLFQAGDGVQELHGVGLVMKASDNRLSDRLMYILNSVMSLFGKNIEDNIVVLITHSNGRKPKNVLQALEASTIKCAKNEKKQPVCYLFNNCQNEDREEEAEYLQGANKITERGMTEFTAFLEKCPPRKLKTTVDVIQERIKLTACIQNLQEKIIRTEQKQKQIRKIQDNLMKYKEEMKNNEDFALEIEESYKVKEPIKAGNWFKDASFEKAMCCTRCEENCHYPGCVLAPSPAFCDVIKGGHCIVCTGKCPTSFHVKEKWRYVTKTKIVQMTLKEMQQNYEKSKTEREKNLTYLESLETSMKHLTAEKSQLLDESYNHVVNLEKIALKVETASTLVQLDFLIEKMKEAGDTKRVRKLERIKRNMGEGSRAALQYHHNPENQQ